Proteins co-encoded in one Synergistaceae bacterium genomic window:
- a CDS encoding nitrogenase iron protein NifH has protein sequence MKKIAIYGKGGIGKSTVTSNLSAALAARGYKVMQIGCDPKADSTINLLNGEAPEPVMNRLREQDGDPVAEDIVKIGFGGVLCIETGGPTPGLGCAGRGIIATFGLLEELDIFGRYRPDIVLYDVLGDVVCGGFAAPIREGYAEEVLIVTSGEKMALFAANNINTAVNNFADSGYAKVMGIILNRRNVEDEEKHVRAFADKAGLQIIADIPRDRNIQSYENIGKTVIEGDPLLPISQIFFEFADRIMNDPQGIS, from the coding sequence ATGAAAAAAATTGCCATTTACGGTAAAGGCGGCATAGGCAAATCGACGGTTACAAGCAATCTTTCCGCAGCTCTCGCAGCCAGGGGATATAAAGTCATGCAGATAGGTTGTGACCCTAAGGCAGATTCCACTATAAATCTTCTCAATGGAGAGGCTCCTGAACCTGTGATGAACCGCCTTCGAGAGCAGGACGGCGATCCTGTCGCGGAGGACATTGTAAAGATCGGATTCGGCGGCGTGCTGTGTATTGAAACCGGCGGTCCGACTCCGGGTTTGGGGTGTGCGGGACGCGGCATCATAGCCACATTCGGCCTGCTGGAGGAACTTGATATTTTTGGCAGATACAGACCGGACATAGTCCTTTACGATGTACTCGGCGACGTAGTATGCGGCGGATTTGCCGCGCCGATCAGGGAGGGCTATGCAGAAGAAGTCCTTATAGTTACCTCTGGGGAGAAGATGGCGCTGTTTGCCGCGAATAACATCAACACCGCAGTCAATAATTTTGCAGACAGCGGTTATGCAAAGGTAATGGGAATAATACTGAACCGCAGAAACGTAGAGGACGAAGAGAAACACGTACGTGCCTTTGCGGATAAGGCGGGCCTGCAGATCATTGCAGACATACCACGCGACAGGAATATACAGTCTTATGAGAACATCGGTAAGACGGTTATAGAAGGGGACCCCTTGCTTCCAATAAGCCAAATATTTTTTGAGTTTGCCGATCGTATTATGAATGACCCGCAAGGAATTTCA
- the rsfS gene encoding ribosome silencing factor → MKDNNKTIEEFYEPYRPLVDALLDKHALEVTVHNLSEVSGFTEAFIVAIARSDLHARTLRDTAGDMLDEMELPHRVEGEESSRWCLMDAGHLVVNILSREGQEYYRLDSLWGDAPSLKFKDTDE, encoded by the coding sequence ATGAAAGATAACAACAAGACCATTGAAGAGTTTTACGAGCCATACAGACCTCTTGTAGACGCGCTTCTGGACAAACACGCGCTTGAGGTTACGGTACATAATCTAAGCGAAGTCTCCGGGTTTACTGAAGCATTCATAGTCGCAATCGCACGTTCAGACCTTCACGCCAGGACACTCAGGGACACGGCTGGCGATATGCTGGACGAGATGGAGCTTCCTCATCGTGTTGAAGGAGAGGAAAGCAGCCGCTGGTGCCTTATGGATGCGGGACATCTGGTCGTCAATATTTTAAGCCGTGAAGGGCAGGAGTATTACCGTCTTGATTCACTATGGGGAGACGCGCCATCACTTAAATTCAAAGATACGGATGAATGA